The following proteins are encoded in a genomic region of Desulfosporosinus youngiae DSM 17734:
- the ftsX gene encoding permease-like cell division protein FtsX: MMLDSSGYILRETLNSMRRNPWLSVASVITVMVSLVILGYSIFFLANASNMARSFESELEIATFVQMSATPEEVQALQSKIQAMQGVESVTWVTKEQALEDFGKTMGGQEKDILADLGGTNPFPDKLTVKAADPQNVIALAESVEALPGVERVRYGQNFVEQLLKFTQWLRWIGFGVVAAFGAAAVVLISINVKMNVFSRRREIQIMKLVGASNSFIRWPFLIEGLALGLVGGALAAIIVGLGYNSIVMYVQSSLTFLPVVQNELLFRQVSVGLLLAGMAMGAIGSGFSLQKFLRT, encoded by the coding sequence CTTGATTCCTCTGGCTATATTCTTCGTGAAACACTAAACTCTATGAGACGCAATCCTTGGCTTAGTGTTGCCTCCGTGATTACTGTCATGGTTTCACTGGTCATCCTGGGGTATTCGATCTTTTTCTTAGCCAATGCTTCGAATATGGCAAGATCTTTTGAATCTGAGTTAGAGATTGCCACATTTGTGCAAATGAGCGCGACCCCGGAAGAAGTCCAAGCTTTACAAAGTAAGATTCAGGCAATGCAGGGAGTCGAATCAGTGACCTGGGTAACCAAGGAGCAAGCCCTCGAGGATTTCGGCAAAACAATGGGAGGGCAGGAAAAGGATATACTGGCTGATTTAGGGGGAACAAACCCTTTTCCCGATAAGTTGACGGTCAAGGCAGCCGATCCCCAGAATGTTATAGCTTTGGCTGAATCTGTGGAAGCCCTTCCTGGAGTTGAGAGAGTGCGTTATGGGCAGAATTTTGTGGAGCAGCTCTTAAAATTTACACAATGGCTGAGATGGATTGGCTTTGGTGTAGTCGCTGCCTTTGGTGCTGCAGCGGTTGTGCTTATTTCCATTAATGTTAAAATGAACGTCTTTTCTCGCCGCCGGGAAATCCAGATCATGAAATTAGTGGGTGCAAGTAATAGCTTTATCCGTTGGCCGTTCCTTATTGAAGGATTAGCATTAGGTCTTGTTGGAGGTGCACTGGCAGCGATCATTGTTGGATTAGGTTACAATTCCATCGTTATGTATGTCCAATCATCATTAACTTTTTTGCCGGTTGTTCAGAATGAACTTCTCTTTCGTCAGGTTTCGGTTGGTCTATTGCTGGCGGGCATGGCGATGGGTGCAATAGGAAGCGGATTTTCTCTGCAGAAATTCCTTCGTACCTAG